A single Sciurus carolinensis chromosome 15, mSciCar1.2, whole genome shotgun sequence DNA region contains:
- the Znf24 gene encoding zinc finger protein 24 translates to MSAQSVEEDSILIIPTPDEEEKILRVKLEEDPDVEEGSSITWNHLPDPEVFRQRFRQFGYQDSPGPREAVSQLRELCRLWLRPETHTKEQILELVVLEQFVAILPKELQTWVREHHPENGEEAVTVLEDLESELDDPGQPVSLRRRKREVLVEEIVSQEEAQGLPSSELDAVENQLKWASWELHSLRHCDDDARTENGALAPKQEIPSAVESHEVPGTLNIGVPQIFKYGESCFPKGRFERKRNPSRKKQHICDECGKHFSQGSALILHQRIHSGEKPYGCVECGKAFSRSSILVQHQRVHTGEKPYKCLECGKAFSQNSGLINHQRIHTGEKPYECVQCGKSYSQSSNLFRHQRRHNAEKLLNVVKV, encoded by the exons ATGTCTGCACAGTCAGTGGAAGAAGATTCAATACTTATCATCCCAACTccagatgaagaagaaaaaattctcagAGTGAAATTGGAAGAGGATCCTGATGTTGAAGAGGGATCAAGTATCACCTGGAACCATCTCCCTGACCCAGAGGTTTTCCGGCAGCGATTCAGGCAGTTTGGATACCAGGATTCACCAGGGCCCCGTGAAGCAGTGAGCCAGCTTAGAGAACTTTGCCGTCTATGGCTCAGGCCAGAGACgcacacaaaagaacaaatcttgGAACTAGTGGTGCTGGAGCAGTTTGTTGCCATCCTACCCAAAGAGCTACAGACTTGGGTTCGAGAGCATCATCCAGAGAATGGAGAAGAGGCAGTGACAGTGCTAGAGGATTTGGAGAGTGAACTAGATGACCCTGGACAGCCG GTTTCTCTCCGTCGTCGGAAACGGGAAGTACTAGTAGAGGAGATAGTATCTCAAGAAGAAGCTCAGGGATTGCCGAGTTCTGAGCTTGATGCTGTGGAGAACCAGCTCAAGTGGGCTTCCTGGGAGCTCCATTCCTTAAGGCACTGTG atgATGATGCTCGGACTGAAAATGGAGCACTAGCTCCAAAACAGGAAATTCCTTCGGCAGTAGAATCTCATGAAGTTCCTGGTACTCTCAATATAGGTGttcctcaaatttttaaatatggagaATCCTGTTTTCCAAAGGGCAGgtttgaaagaaagagaaatcccTCCCGGAAGAAACAGCATATATGTGATGAATGTGGAAAACACTTCAGTCAAGGTTCAGCCCTTATTCTTCATCAAAGAATCCACAGTGGGGAGAAACCTTATGGATGTGTTGAGTGTGGGAAGGCATTCAGCAGAAGTTCCATCCTTGTACAACACCAGAgagttcatactggagaaaaaccttACAAATGTCtcgaatgtgggaaagcctttagcCAGAATTCTGGGCTTATTAATCATCAGAGAATCCATACTGGGGAGAAACCTTATGAATGTGTTCAGTGTGGGAAATCCTATAGTCAAAGCTCAAATCTTTTTAGACATCAGAGAAGACACAATGCAGAAAAACTTCTGAATGTTGTGAAAGTTTAA